The genomic stretch GGTGAGTGCACAGCTCCGTGGAGGCGGGAGCTCTGGAGATGGACCCCAGCAGGGACTTGTGCCCATCTTGGGGGTGCTTCATAGGTGCCTGCGTCATCTCAACAGAGCCCACGCAGCTGGCATGCTCATTTAGTGCCAGATGGGGACCTGAGACATAAATATGAGTGGCCCAAGGGGGCACAGCCAGCAATGCCCCCCACATTCTCAACCCCCCCTCCGCCTTTCATCACCCCGTTTCTGACACACTGTGGACCAGGGGCTGGGCGTTCTGCATGTCTAAGCTCATCAAAGATTTTGATCCTGGTTCCAGAGAGGGGCAGCAGTTTCCCGGGCGTCACACAGCCTGGTGTGTTCCCCATCCTCCAGTTGCTCAGCTGGGGTGCTCGGGGCAGCCCTAGCCCCAAGTCCTGAAGAGGGGCTGGTGCAGGGGAGCCCAGGCTGGGGCGGCCGCTCTGGGCCTGGAGCCGCAGGCAGCTGACTTCTGCTCCATATACCCAGGCCTGGCAGGCGGCTGCCAGCTGTGGTGGagtggggcagggcggggccccGAGTCCTCTCCCTGCATCACCCCGGGTGGGCATCCAGCATCCAGGACCCAGGCAGAGAAAACTCTAGAGAACCCCTGCTCCAGGAGACCGCCCCTGGGGTTTGAGGGAGCCAGACCCACGGCCGTGGATGTCACCTTCTGCCGTCCCTGGCAGGGCAGCTGGGACATTCCTGACCTTTTGGGCTGTGCCCGCTGATTGTGCAATGGGCTTCAGGGTGGCTGATGCCAGCGCGTGTCCCTCCCTGGGTTGCCTGATTAGCTCTTGTCCCCACAGTGGCCACCGACCCGGAGCAGACGACCAGGGGCATTGAGAAGACGCTGCCGCTTTCAGACAGGGTGAGAGGGGCTGGCAGAGCCTGGTCTGGTCTGATGGGCTCCGCCTCCCCCTGGGTACCTCCTCCTGGGATGTTTCAGTTCCTGCCATTTGGGGGTTGTCATAGGCCAAGGAGCAGGCAGACACCCCTGTGGGATTCCAGGCCAGTCttcccctctgagcctctgtttctacatctgtaaaatgggtgcagTACTGCCTTACTGCTCGGCACCATGAGGCTCCATCCGGTCTacagacaccccccacccccactccagttCTGTGCCTAGCACATTACGACCCAAACAGTGGTAACTCACTCACCCTGTGTCAGGCTCTGGGCTCAGTGTTTACATGTGCTGCTTAATAGTTAACCCTCCCAACCGTCCTGCGAGGAAGGGAGCAATAGTACCCCACACAaaagctgaagcacagagaagccaAGCCAcctgccaaaggtcacacagcaagacaCTGTAGCATGGGATTTGAACCTTGGGCAGTCAGAGGCTGAACAGTGGCCAACGATGCATCCACCCTCGGTCCTGGATGACCGGGGACCGCCCATATAACCATGTCCTCAGGGCCAGGGCAAGCGGAGTGGCTGATGTAAGACTGCTGAGGGCCATAGCAGGGTGACAGAGCCCTGATACAACCCTTCCGCCCAGCACACACCCCACACTGGCGTCTTCCTCAactcccctctgccctcagctcGGCCAGATCTGAGCATCTCGGAGGGCAAAGAACCACCGGGCTCACCCTGTGGCCCAAATTAAAATGGACCCCGGCAGCTGAgggcccccctccccactttttcactcctccccctccacccctcttCACTTGCATTAATGGAGCATCTGTTGCCTGCAAAGTGCTTCAGGCACCTTGACTCAGTTTTCTCTGCCAATCTTTGAAGGAGGtgctgtttttattgttttttgtttgtttgtttgtttaaatggctgggaggggatttttttaaataaatttatttatttatttatttatttatttatttatttatttttggctgcattgggtcttcgttgctgtgcatgggctttctctagttgcggtgagcgggggctactctttgtggcggtgcgcgggcttctcattgcggtggcttctcttgttgtggagcacgggctctaggcgcgcgggcttcaggaggtgtggctcgcaggctctagagtgcaggctcagtagttgtggcgcacaggctcagtagttgtggcgcgtgggcttagttgctccgtggcatatgggatcttcccgcaccagggctcgaacccatgttccctgcattggcaggcggattcttaaccactgcaccaccagggaagtccaagaggtgCTGTTTTAATTGCCGCTCttcagatgaggctcagagaggggatgTGGCTTGCCTGAGGTAACACAGCAAGTGTGGGAAAGAGCTGAACCCAGGTTTCTGTGGGCAAGGTGCCCACTTGAGACGATgctgggcaggaggcaggtggTGAGAATAACATTTCAGGGCTTCTCAACTTCAGTCGTCTGGCCAATTCAGGGCCGGGTCATCCTCTGTGGGGGGCCATCCTGGGCACCGGGGGGTGTTCAGCAGcacccctgaccccacccacccactcagtGCCAGGAGCTCCCTCTTCCCTGAAGTTGTGATCGTCACAGATGTCCCCAGACATCGCCCAGTGttccctgggggggggggcgggggcaggatcACCCTGGGTCACCCCTAACCCTGGGTTAAGAACCCCTGAATTGGAAATAGGAAACTGCTGGTTGAACCTGGGTGGTGGCAACCCTGAGGCCATCACAGCCCTTCAGCAGTTTGGATGAACAAGAGGAAACTGCCCTCATTTTTGACCTACCAAGTTATCGACAGTTTCCTATGGCTCAAACCCAATACTTGGCCCTGTACTTTTCCAGTTATTACTCTTCTAAACATAGATACCCAGATCCCCTTCTCTTACTTGAATACATTCATGCTAACAAGCATTTGGCCTCCTCAAATTTCTCCCCGTGATGGGGAAACCAGTCTCAAAATTGCCATAGAGATTAGGCAAGATGAAGAAAACACGTAATTCAATGGCTTGCTGAGTACAAGGCTAAGGGATATTGAGCAAGGAGGGTCCCAGAGGTGCTAGGGAATAGCTGTCAGCAGTGGGGGATCTATTGTGTCAGGGGAACCACGGGGCGCTGGGACAGAGCTCAGTAGGCTGTATCCTGGAAGCCAGGGAGGGAGGTATGTCGGGGTGGGAGAAGAGCAGGCTGGGCCTCTGGGAGGAAGGTCCCACTCCCCGGGTCATGTTAGGGATGAGGTGGAgactggggaagggtggggagtgaGGTGTCTAGCACTCTCTGCTTGATCACGAATGTCCTTCCTCATCAGGTCATCTCCGGGACAAACGACTTAGTGTGGTCCGAGATGACCAGGACCAAGGATGCCTTCTCATCTGGGATGGCCAACATCATGGACACAGCTAAAGGCATGGTCCAAGGAGGCCTGGGCATGACCCAGTCCACGCTCACAGGCACCAAGGATGCAGTGTCCACTGGGCTCACTGGGGCAGTGAACCTGGCCAAGGGCACCGTCCAGACTGGCATGGACACCACCAAGACTGTCCTAACAGGCACCAAAGATGCAGTGTCCACTGGCCTCACTGGAGCAATGGGTGTTGCCAAAGGGGCCGTCCAGATGGGTGTGGACACCACCAAGACTGTCCTGACAGGCACCAAAGATGCAGTGTCCACAGGGCTCACTGGGTCAGTGAACATGGCCAAGGGCACCATCCAGACTGGTATGGACACCACCAAGACCGTCCTAACAGGCACCAAAGATGCAGTGTCCACTGGGCTCACTGGGGCAGTGAACATGGCCAAGGGCACCGTCCGGACTGGCATGGACACCACCAAGACTGTCCTCACAGGCACCAAAGATGCAGTGTCCACTGGGCTTACTGGGGCAGTGAACATGGCCAAGGGCACCGTCCAGACTGGCATGGACACCACCAAGACTGTCCTCACAGGCACCAAAGATGCAGTGTCCACTGGGCTTACTGGGGCAGTGAACATGGCCAAGGGCACTGTCCAGACTGGCATGGACACCACCAAGACTGTCCTGAGAGGCACCAAAGATGCAGTGTCCACTGGGCTTACTGGGGCAGTGAACATGGCCAAGGGCACTGTCCAGACTGGCATGGACACCACCAAGACCGTCCTAACAGGCACCAAAGATGCAGTGTCCACTGGGCTCACTGGAGCAATGGGTGTGGCCAAAGGGGCCGTCCAGATGAGCGTGGACACCACCAAGACTGTCCTAACAGGCACCAAAGATGCAGTGTCCACTGGCCTCACTGGAGCAATGGGTGTGGCCAAGGGGGCCGTCCAGACTGGCATGGACACCACCAAGACTGTCCTCACAGGCACCAAAGATACAGTGTCCATTGGGCTCACTGGGGCAGTGAACATGGCCAAGGGCACCGTCCAGACTGGCATGGACACCACCAAGACTGTCCTAACAGGCACCAAAGATGCAGTGTCCACTGGCCTCACTGGAGCAATGGGTGTGGCCAAGGGAGCCGTGCAGATGGGCATGGACACCACCAAGACTGTCCTGACAGCCACCAAAGATGCAGTGTCCACTGGGCTCACTGGATCAGTGAACATGGCCAAGGGCACCGTCCAGACTGGTGTGGACACCACCAAGACCGTCCTGACTGGCACCAAAGATGCAATGTCCACTGGGTTCACTGGAGCAATGGGTGTGGCCAAGGGAGCCATCCAGACCGGCGTGGACACCACCAAGACCGTCCTGACTGGCACCAAAGATGCAGTGTCCACTGGCCTCACTGGAGCAATGGGTGTGGCCAAGGGGGCCGTCCAGACTGGCATGGACACCACCAAGACTGTCCTAACAGGCACCAAAGATACAGTGTCCATTGGGCTCACTGGGGCAGTGAACATGGCCAAGGGCACCGTCCAGACTGGCATGGACACCACCAAGACTGTCCTAACAGGCACCAACGATGCAGTGTCCACTGGCCTCACTGGAGCAATGGGTGTGGCCAAGGGAGCCGTCCAGACTGGCGTGGACACCACCAAGACCATCCTGACTGGCACCAAAGATGCAGTGTCCACTGGGTTCACTGGAGCAATGGGTGTGGCCAAGGGGGCCGTCCAGACCGGCGTGGACACCAGCAAATCTGTCCTGACTGGAACCAAAGATGCAGTGTCCACTGCGTACACTGGAGCAATGGGTGTGGCCAAGGGAGCCGTCCAGACCGGCGTGGACACCAGCAAATCTGTCCTGACTGGAACCAAAGATGCAGTGTCCACTGCGTACACTGGAGCAATGGGTGTGGCCAAGGGAGCTGTCCAGACCGGCGTGGACACCAGCAAATCTGTCCTGACTGGAACCAAAGATGCAGTGTCCACTGCGTACACTGGAGCAATGGGTGTGGCCAAGGGAGCCATCCAGACCGGTGTGGACACCAGCAAATCTGTCCTGACTGGAACCAAAGATGCAGTGTCCACTGCGTACACTGGAGCAATGGGTGTGGCCAAGGGGGCCGTCCAGACCGGCGTGGACACCAGCAAATCTGTCCTGACTGGAACCAAAGATGCAGTGTCCACTGCGTACACTGGAGCAATGGGTGTGGCCAAGGGAGCCGTCCAGACTGGCGTGGACACCAGCAAATCTGTCCTGACTGGAACCAAAGATGCAGTGTCCACTGCATACACTGGAGCAATGGGTGTGGCCAAGGGAGCCATCCAGACCGGCATGGACACCAGCAAATCTGTCCTGACTGGAACCAAAGATGCAGTGTCCACTGCGTACACTGGAGCAATGGGTGTGGCCAAGGGAGCCGTCCAGACCGGTGTGGACACCACCAAGACCGTCCTGACTGGCACCAAAGATGCAGTGTCCGCTGGGTTCACTGGAGCAATGGGTGTGGCCAAGGGAGCCGTCCAGACCGGCATGGACACCACCAAGACCGTCCTGACTGGCACCAAAGATGCAGTGTCCACTGGGTGCACTGGAGCAATGGGTGTGGCCAAGGGAGCCGTCCAGACCGGCATGGACACCACCAAGACCGTCCTGACTGGCACCAAAGATGCAGTGTCCACTGGGTTCACTGGAGCAATGGGTGTGGCCAAGGGAGCCGTCCAGACCGGCGTGGACACCACCAAATCTGTCCTGACTGGAACCAGAGATGCAGTGTCCACTGGGTTCACTGGAGCAATGGGTGTGGCCAAGGGAGCCGTCCAGACCGGCGTGGACACCACCAAGACCGTCCTGACTGGCACCAAAGATGCAGTGTCCACTGGGTTCACTGGAGCAATGGGTGTGGCCAAAGGAGCCGTCCAGACCGGTGTGGACACCACCAAGACCGTCCTGACTGGCACCAAAGATGCAGTGTCCACTGGGTTCACTGGAGCAATGGGTGTGGCCAAGGGAGCCGTCCAGACCAGCATGGACACCACCAAATCTGTCCTGACTGGCACCAAAGATGCAGTGTCCACTGGGCTCACTGGGGCAGTGAACATGGCCAAGGGCACTGTCCAAACTGGCATGGACACCACCAAGACCGTCCTCACTGGCACCAAAGATGCAGTGTCCACTGGGCTCACTGGAGCAATGGGTGTGGCCAAGGGGGCCATCCAGACTGGCATGGACACCACCAAGACCGTCCTGACAGGCACCAAAGATGCAGTGTCCACAGGGCTCACTGGGGCAGTGAATGTGGCTACAGGGGCTGTGCAAACTGGGCTGAATACAACCCAAAATGTTTCAGCTGTCACAAGGAACACCGTCTCCAGTGGCATGGCTGGTGCCATGAATGTGGCCAATGCTGCTGCCCAGTGGGGTCTGGACACCTCGAAGGCTGTCCTCACAGGCACCAAAGACGCCGTGTCCACTGGGCTCACCAGGGTAGGGAACGTGGCCCGAGGAGGTGTGCAGACTGATTTTGGAACCATCCAGAACTGGTTACCTGGTTCCCAGGATGCTGCCTCAGGTGGACTCGCCACTTCCGGAGCCCCAGATGAAGGAGAACAAACCATCCTGAACCCTCATGAGGCTCAGTCCTGCGGGGTCTCCAGGCCCCTGGACACTCTGTGTGCACACCTGGACCTTGCTGGGAAAGCCACCACCAATACCAAGGGCCTCGTGTCAGCTGAGGTGACATTCACCCAAGGGGCCGCCCTGGGCAAGGAGGATGACGTAGGGCCTGGGGCCACCACTTGCGGCCAGGAAGGAGCCCGGGGCTTTGCAACACTCCGGGATGAgctggaggagctgggggagaTCTTCCAGCCCATGAGCACCGAGGAACAAGGTGAGAACAGGACAGGCTGGTCCCAGCTCCCAGGGGCCCGGTCGTCTGTACGCGCATGCCCCTGACGCCCGAGGGGCCTCTCAGATTGAGCGACCGTCTTCCCTTTCAGCTCGGCTGGCTGCCTCCCAGCCCCGGCTGAGGGAGTCCACGGCCGACCAAAGCAGCTACTTCGTGCGCCTGGGCGACTTGGACCCCAGCTTCCGCCAGCGGGCTTTCGAGCACGCCCTGAGCCACCTGCAGCAAGGCCAGTTCCAGGCCCTGGACGTGCTGGCCCAGCTCGAGGACGCCTTCTGGCTGGTAAGAGCCCTCCCTTCTGCCGGTGCCTTCCTCAGCCACACGTGGGGGACTCGACagacacttactgagcacctagtaGACAACAGCCGTCGGCCACTCAGTCACGggtctgctctcaaggagcttgtaTTCCAGGGAAGAAGATGGACACAAGACCCAATACTTGCCACCAACGGGGTTGCAGAGAGGGAAACAGGACAGTCGTGcagagaggggcagggcaggagtgtGTCTGTTTGAGCCAAGTCATGTGGAAAGTGGGGACCGCAAGGACAGACAGTGGCCTGAGAACAAGCTAGGTGTGTTCCAAGGAGCAGGAGGGCGGCCGGTGGCAGGGGAGGGTAAAGTGAAGGGGCTGACAGGGTAGGGGGAACCGATGCGATCTGGGCGGGGTTTAGTGATGCAAGGAAGGGCCCAGAGGAAGGTGACTTGAACGCCACCGCGGGGACAGGCACCGAGCCAGCGGGGTCATGCTCTCTCGCCAGCCCCactcacccctccaccccaggctTTCTCCCCCTGCAGCACCACTGACACCCACGCTGGCTCCTTGTGGGTGCTGCTGGGGCTGACCTGCCTGCGGTAGGAAGTTTAGCAGCATCCCATCTGTGGCTGATGCAGACGGTGATGGACCCCCGGGTCTGAGCATCTCCAGGTTCTCAAGGTCATGGGTCGTAAATGTCGAACAGCCCCGTCTACACAGGTGGCGAGGAACCCAGCCATGCTGCCTGAGTGGGGATCCCTGGGATGCGCTCAGGCACCTGTGTTTTGCGTCAGTGCCCCAGGGGTCTGTGGTGAGCCGCAACTTGAGGACCACTGCTCCAACCCAGAGGGTCTCAACGGGGCAGTCgtgcccccaggggacactgggccATGCCTGGGGATGTCTGTGGTGGTCACCTGGCGGGGGGTGGAGCTCCTGGCATTGagtgggtgggagcagggaggctgCTCCACACCCCGCAGCACCCAGGACTGGGGGCCGAGGGTTGGCCTGATGCAACAGAGGTTTTATTTAAGGGGATCCCTCTGGCTACTGTGGGGAGGACAGGCCACCGGGGTCAAGGGCCAGAGCCCTTGGAAATGAGTGAGGTTTCTGCAAAAATCCTGGCAAATGCTGAGGGGGGGCCTTGGGAGTAGCATCGGTGGTGGCAAGAGACAGTTGGGTTTCTGGATGTGTTTCCAAAGCAGACCTACCAGCTTAGGTGTGAGaagtgggagagagaaaataCCCTACAAGGTCTCGGGGACTTTTAGCAGGGGACACCTAGAAATgccctgggtgggtgggtggtgaaCATTAAGGCTTGGTCTTGGACAGGGTAACCTGGAGATGACTAGTAGGCCCCCCGATGGAGTCGCTGGGGTAAGAGCTGGGAGGGTGATGGAAAGTTGGAGTCAACATTTGGTCTACTTGCTGAGCTCTCAGGAGGACAAGGAAGATTAGTCAATGGGGGTGTGGGGCTCCTATGTGCCAGGGACCCAAAAAGCAAGGAGGAAAAGGTCCTGACAGAGCTCCCACCCAAGGGGgagagataaacaacaaagaaactCACGGTAACTCGACAGTGATAGGCCTCTGAGGAGAGTAACAGAGATCTGACAGGGAGGGCCTGGGGGGCCACCGTACTGGGCCAGAGGAAGCATGTTTCAGGCTGAGTGggcagcacgtgcaaaggccctgaggcaacaACATGCTGGACGTGCTCGAGGGACAAAAAGAGGCCAGCGTGGCCTGAGCAGAGAGCACAGCGGGAAGTCAGCAGGAGGTGAGGTTGCAGGTGTCCTGAGCAGGCCACGCAGGCCATGGTGAGGAACTGGATTCGGTCCAAAGGCCACTCACTGGGAGACATGGGAGGATTCTGAGCTGGGGTGTGACATGGTGCCCCTGCCATTCTGCTCTCTGAGCTCCCTGACAACCTCATGAGGAACTTGGATTATTGCCTCTTTACGTGAACCATCCTGGTGCAGCTGGCCCTAAACCTTTCCACCACGCCACAGGAAAGGTAGACACGAAGCTCCAGGCCAGGCCTGGGAATGCTGCCCCCGGGGGAGTATCGGGAAGGTCCCTGACAAGAAGGCCTCATGTCTCTGCTGGGCTGTCTCTTTCCAGATTGAGAAGGCCCAGCAGGCTCCAGACCAGCAGCCGTGGCCGGACCAGGATCTGAGCAGCCAAGCCGGCGCCCGAGAGGTGCGTACCAGGGGGCCGgtgctcctgcccctcccctccagccccgctCACCTCCCTCCTTCTGCCCACAGGTGCCAGCCGCCGGGGCTCTGTCCAGGGTCTGCAGCCTTGTCCAGCAGCTCCATGTCGCCTACAGCAGCCTGGCCTCCGGCCTCCAGGGCCTCCCCGCCGAGCTCCGGTGGCAGCTCAGGCAGGCGCGGCACAGCCTCTGCGAGCTGCACAGTGTTGTCTCCTGTGCCGCCTCCGTGGCGGAGCTGCCGGCCG from Balaenoptera musculus isolate JJ_BM4_2016_0621 chromosome 3, mBalMus1.pri.v3, whole genome shotgun sequence encodes the following:
- the PLIN4 gene encoding perilipin-4 isoform X2 → MSAQDEGGRDPPKPKGKTLGSFFGSLPGFSSARNPAAHAHSSAREARPVAHPADAPAAETAQPQAQVATDPEQTTRGIEKTLPLSDRVISGTNDLVWSEMTRTKDAFSSGMANIMDTAKGMVQGGLGMTQSTLTGTKDAVSTGLTGAVNLAKGTVQTGMDTTKTVLTGTKDAVSTGLTGAMGVAKGAVQMGVDTTKTVLTGTKDAVSTGLTGSVNMAKGTIQTGMDTTKTVLTGTKDAVSTGLTGAVNMAKGTVRTGMDTTKTVLTGTKDAVSTGLTGAVNMAKGTVQTGMDTTKTVLTGTKDAVSTGLTGAVNMAKGTVQTGMDTTKTVLRGTKDAVSTGLTGAVNMAKGTVQTGMDTTKTVLTGTKDAVSTGLTGAMGVAKGAVQMSVDTTKTVLTGTKDAVSTGLTGAMGVAKGAVQTGMDTTKTVLTGTKDTVSIGLTGAVNMAKGTVQTGMDTTKTVLTGTKDAVSTGLTGAMGVAKGAVQMGMDTTKTVLTATKDAVSTGLTGSVNMAKGTVQTGVDTTKTVLTGTKDAMSTGFTGAMGVAKGAIQTGVDTTKTVLTGTKDAVSTGLTGAMGVAKGAVQTGMDTTKTVLTGTKDTVSIGLTGAVNMAKGTVQTGMDTTKTVLTGTNDAVSTGLTGAMGVAKGAVQTGVDTTKTILTGTKDAVSTGFTGAMGVAKGAVQTGVDTSKSVLTGTKDAVSTAYTGAMGVAKGAVQTGVDTSKSVLTGTKDAVSTAYTGAMGVAKGAVQTGVDTSKSVLTGTKDAVSTAYTGAMGVAKGAIQTGVDTSKSVLTGTKDAVSTAYTGAMGVAKGAVQTGVDTSKSVLTGTKDAVSTAYTGAMGVAKGAVQTGVDTSKSVLTGTKDAVSTAYTGAMGVAKGAIQTGMDTSKSVLTGTKDAVSTAYTGAMGVAKGAVQTGVDTTKTVLTGTKDAVSTGFTGAMGVAKGAVQTGVDTTKTVLTGTKDAVSTGFTGAMGVAKGAVQTGVDTTKTVLTGTKDAVSTGFTGAMGVAKGAVQTSMDTTKSVLTGTKDAVSTGLTGAVNMAKGTVQTGMDTTKTVLTGTKDAVSTGLTGAMGVAKGAIQTGMDTTKTVLTGTKDAVSTGLTGAVNVATGAVQTGLNTTQNVSAVTRNTVSSGMAGAMNVANAAAQWGLDTSKAVLTGTKDAVSTGLTRVGNVARGGVQTDFGTIQNWLPGSQDAASGGLATSGAPDEGEQTILNPHEAQSCGVSRPLDTLCAHLDLAGKATTNTKGLVSAEVTFTQGAALGKEDDVGPGATTCGQEGARGFATLRDELEELGEIFQPMSTEEQARLAASQPRLRESTADQSSYFVRLGDLDPSFRQRAFEHALSHLQQGQFQALDVLAQLEDAFWLIEKAQQAPDQQPWPDQDLSSQAGAREVPAAGALSRVCSLVQQLHVAYSSLASGLQGLPAELRWQLRQARHSLCELHSVVSCAASVAELPAERLAQSRQGVRQAWQGLEQLLESMQHSPPLSWLVGPFTLHPDGQQL